The following are encoded together in the Peromyscus maniculatus bairdii isolate BWxNUB_F1_BW_parent chromosome 22, HU_Pman_BW_mat_3.1, whole genome shotgun sequence genome:
- the Fzr1 gene encoding fizzy-related protein homolog, protein MDQDYERRLLRQIIIQNENTVPCVSEMRRTLTPANSPVSSPSKHGDRFIPSRAGANWSVNFHRINENEKSPSQNRKAKDATSDNGKDGLAYSALLKNELLGAGIEKVQDPQTEDRRLQPSTPEHKGLFTYSLSSKRSSPDDGNDVSPYSLSPVSNKSQKLLRSPRKPTRKISKIPFKVLDAPELQDDFYLNLVDWSSLNVLSVGLGTCVYLWSACTSQVTRLCDLSVEGDSVTSVGWSERGNLVAVGTHKGFVQIWDAAAGKKLSVLEGHTARVGALAWNADQLSSGSRDRMILQRDIRTPPLQSERRLQGHRQEVCGLKWSTDHQLLASGGNDNKLLVWNHSTVSPVQQYTEHLAAVKAIAWSPHQHGLLASGGGTADRCIRFWNTLTGQPLQCIDTGSQVCNLAWSKHANELVSTHGYSQNQILVWKYPSLTQVAKLTGHSYRVLYLAMSPDGEAIVTGAGDETLRFWNVFSKTRSTKESVSVLNLFTRIR, encoded by the exons atgGACCAGGACTATGAGCGCAGGCTCCTGCGACAGATCATCATCCAGAATGAGAACACGGTGCCCTGT gtcTCAGAGATGCGGAGGACCCTGACACCAGCCaactccccagtgtcctcgcccAGCAAGCATGGTGACCGCTTCATCCCCTCGCGGGCCGGAGCCAACTGGAGCGTGAACTTCCACAGGATCAAT GAAAACGAGAAGTCCCCCAGCCAGAACCGCAAGGCCAAGGACGCCACCTCAGACAACGGCAAAG ATGGCCTGGCCTACTCGGCGCTGCTGAAGAACGAGCTGCTGGGCGCGGGCATCGAGAAGGTGCAGGACCCGCAGACGGAGGACCGGCGGCTGCAGCCATCCACGCCCGAGCACAAGGGCCTCTTCACG TATTCCCTCAGCAGCAAGCGCTCCAGTCCCGATGACGGCAACGACGTGTCCCCGTACTCCTTGTCCCCCGTTAGCAACAAGAG TCAGAAGCTGCTGCGGTCGCCACGGAAGCCCACGCGCAAGATCTCCAAGATTCCCTTCAAGGTGCTGGATGCGCCGGAGCTTCAGGACGACTTCTACCTCAACCTGGTGGACTGGTCCTCCCTCAACGTGCTCAGTGTGGGCCTGGGTACCTGCGTGTACCTGTGGAGCGCGTGCACCAGCCAG GTGACCCGGCTCTGTGACCTCTCTGTGGAAGGGGACTCGGTGACTTCCGTGGGCTGGTCTGAGCGG GGGAACCTGGTCGCCGTGGGCACACACAAGGGCTTCGTGCAGATCTGGGACGCGGCTGCTGGGAAGAAGCTGTCGGTGCTGGAGGGCCACACTGCGCGAGTGG GGGCGCTGGCCTGGAACGCAGACCAGTTGTCATCCGGCAGCCGCGACCGCATGATCCTCCAGCGGGACATCCGCACCCCGCCCCTGCAGTCGGAGCGGCGGCTGCAGGGCCACCGGCAGGAAGTGTGTGGTCTCAAGTGGTCCACAGACCACCAGCTCCTGGCCTCGGGGGGCAATGACAACAAG CTGCTCGTCTGGAACCACTCCACGGTGAGCCCAGTGCAGCAGTACACGGAGCACCTGGCGGCCGTGAAGGCCATCGCCTGGTCCCCGCACCAGCATGGACTGCTGGCGTCTGGCGGGGGCACAGCCGACCGCTGCATCCGCTTCTGGAACACCCTGACGGGCCAGCCCCTCCAGTGCATCGATACCGGCTCACAAGTGTGCAACCTGGCCTGGTCCAAACACGCCAACGAGCTG GTGAGCACACACGGCTACTCGCAGAACCAGATCCTCGTGTGGAAGTACCCGTCCCTCACGCAGGTGGCCAAGCTCACCGGCCACTCGTACCGGGTCCTCTACTTG GCCATGTCCCCTGACGGGGAGGCCATCGTCACCGGGGCTGGAGATGAAACCCTGCGGTTCTGGAATGTTTTCAGTAAAACACGCTCTACAAAG GAATCCGTGTCTGTGCTTAACCTCTTCACCCGGATCCGATAG
- the Tektip1 gene encoding tektin bundle-interacting protein 1 isoform X2, producing MENLRREASQPFVPSGTLELYFPALLHSHDYLSLEGPRWAPAVKQATRWKFTPMGQDAAGQVWYTGLTNSEPREAWYMLPDALDSPYREAHARWHGCFESRQRGLPSAYRQHLRETAFWDPTLPAQYLGAGTRWGCVPWRDRHVRGKEFVVNRNLFGTEQPKRSNYVPDLSPPQRPRYTSQDFRQRGGERPCPATGQPPPAFTPSL from the exons atgGAGAACCTGAGGCGGGAGGCCTCCCAGCCATTTGTCCCCTCGGGCACCCTGGAACTGTACTTCCCTGCCCTCCTACACAG CCATGACTACCTGTCCCTGGAGGGGCCCCGCTGGGCGCCGGCCGTCAAGCAGGCCACGCGCTGGAAGTTCACGCCCATGGGCCAGGACGCGGCCGGCCAGGTGTGGTACACGGGCCTGACCAACTCGGAGCCGCGCGAGGCCTGGTACATGCTGCCCGACGCGCTCGACAGCCCCTACCGCGAGGCCCACGCGCGCTGGCACGGCTGCTTCGAGAGCCGCCAGCGCGGGCTGCCCTCCG CCTACAGGCAGCACCTGCGGGAGACGGCCTTCTGGGACCCCACGCTGCCGGCGCAGTACCTGGGCGCGGGCACGCGCTGGGGGTGCGTGCCCTGGAGGGACAGGCACGTGCGCGGCAAGGAGTTCG TGGTCAACAGGAACCTGTTTGGGACGGAGCAGCCCAAGCGGTCCAACTACGTGCCCGACCTGTCGCCGCCCCAGCGGCCGCGCTACACCTCGCAGGACTTCAGGCAGCGCGGCGGGGAGCGCCCCTGCCCGGCCACCGGGCAGCCGCCCCCGGCCTTCACGCCCTCGCTCTGA
- the Tektip1 gene encoding tektin bundle-interacting protein 1 isoform X1 yields the protein MTAGGVVHGGDAGQGRGDPRPTAPLGGQTPLRQGSRLGAAGLAQPPPPSCSHDYLSLEGPRWAPAVKQATRWKFTPMGQDAAGQVWYTGLTNSEPREAWYMLPDALDSPYREAHARWHGCFESRQRGLPSAYRQHLRETAFWDPTLPAQYLGAGTRWGCVPWRDRHVRGKEFVVNRNLFGTEQPKRSNYVPDLSPPQRPRYTSQDFRQRGGERPCPATGQPPPAFTPSL from the exons ATGACTGCAGGTGGGGTGGTGCACGGAGGAGACGCTGGCCAGGGACGGGGGGACCCTCGCCCCACAGCACCTTTAGGGGGTCAGACACCCCTGAGACAGGGCAGCAGGCTGGGAGCAGCCGGCTTGGCTCAGCCGCCGCCGCCCTCCTGCAGCCATGACTACCTGTCCCTGGAGGGGCCCCGCTGGGCGCCGGCCGTCAAGCAGGCCACGCGCTGGAAGTTCACGCCCATGGGCCAGGACGCGGCCGGCCAGGTGTGGTACACGGGCCTGACCAACTCGGAGCCGCGCGAGGCCTGGTACATGCTGCCCGACGCGCTCGACAGCCCCTACCGCGAGGCCCACGCGCGCTGGCACGGCTGCTTCGAGAGCCGCCAGCGCGGGCTGCCCTCCG CCTACAGGCAGCACCTGCGGGAGACGGCCTTCTGGGACCCCACGCTGCCGGCGCAGTACCTGGGCGCGGGCACGCGCTGGGGGTGCGTGCCCTGGAGGGACAGGCACGTGCGCGGCAAGGAGTTCG TGGTCAACAGGAACCTGTTTGGGACGGAGCAGCCCAAGCGGTCCAACTACGTGCCCGACCTGTCGCCGCCCCAGCGGCCGCGCTACACCTCGCAGGACTTCAGGCAGCGCGGCGGGGAGCGCCCCTGCCCGGCCACCGGGCAGCCGCCCCCGGCCTTCACGCCCTCGCTCTGA
- the Mfsd12 gene encoding major facilitator superfamily domain-containing protein 12 isoform X2, whose amino-acid sequence MGGMWLVAPAPAPGSLGSGTVCVLLSFPFIFSPCLGCGEATPEWAALLYYGPFIVIFQFGWAATQIAHLSLIPELVTSDHEKVELTALRYAFTVVANITVYGAAWLLLHLQGSSHAGQDDSVGDQLGVQDVPVFRNLALLVVGVGAVFSLLFHLGTKEGRRRPPGTEPDEHSPLVAPPARPHLLWKHWLREPAFYQVGMLYMTTRLIVNLSQTYIAMYLSYSLSLPKKFIATIPLVMYLSGFISSFLMKPINRRIGRNMTYFTGLLVILAFAAWVALADKLGVAVYGAAVLLGAGCATILVTSLAMTADLIGPHTRSGAFVYGAMSFSDKVANGLAVMVAQSLHPCPSELCCRACVGFYHWVMVIVTGGVGVAAALALCSLLIWPIRIRARDLGDRP is encoded by the exons ATGGGAGGGATGTGGCTGGTGGCGCCTGCGCCAGCCCCAGGGAGCCTGGGGTCAG GCACCGTCTGTGTCCTGCTGTCTTTCCCGTTCATCTTCAGCCCGTGCCTGGGCTGCGGGGAGGCCACCCCTGAGTGGGCCGCCCTGCTCTATTATGGACCCTTCATCGTCATCTTCCAGTTTGGCTGGGCGGCCACGCAGATTGCCCACCTGAGTCTCATCCCAGAGCTGGTGACCAGCGACCACGAGAAGGTGGAGCTCACAGCCCTCAG GTACGCATTCACCGTGGTGGCCAACATCACGGTCTATGGTGCCGCCTGGCTGCTGCTCCATCTGCAGGGCTCCTCACATGCGGGGCAGGACGACAGTGTGGGTGACCAGCTGGGCGTCCAGGATGTGCCGGTGTTTCGG AACCTGGCCCTGCTGGTGGTGGGCGTGGGAGCCGTCTTCTCCCTGCTCTTCCATCTGGGTACCAAGGAGGGGCGGCGCCGGCCCCCGGGCACGGAACCTGATGAGCACAGCCCCTTGGTGGCCCCTCCGGCCCGGCCACATCTGCTCTGGAAGCACTGGCTTCGGGAGCCAGCTTTCTATCAG GTGGGCATGCTGTACATGACCACAAGGCTGATTGTGAACCTGTCTCAGACCTACATTGCCATGTACCTGAGTTACTCTCTCAGCCTGCCCAAG AAGTTCATCGCCACCATCCCTCTGGTGATGTACTTGAGCGGTttcatctcctccttcctcatgAAGCCCATCAACAGGCGAATAGGGAGGAAT ATGACCTACTTCACCGGGCTGCTGGTGATCCTGGCCTTCGCCGCATGGGTGGCCCTGGCCGATAAGCTGGGCGTGGCCGTGTACGGGGCCGCGGTGCTGCTGGGTGCCGGCTGCGCCACCATCCTCGTCACCTCGCTGGCCATGACCGCCGACCTCATCGGCCCCCACACG CGCAGCGGAGCCTTCGTGTACGGCGCTATGAGCTTCTCGGACAAGGTGGCCAACGGGCTGGCCGTGATGGTGGCGCAGAGCCTGCACCCCTGCCC TTCCGAGCTGTGCTGCAGGGCCTGCGTTGGCTTCTACCACTGGGTGATGGTGATCGTCACGGGCGGCGTGGGGGTGGCCGCCGCCCTGGCTCTCTGCAGCCTCCTCATCTGGCCCATCCGCATCCGCGCCC GGGACCTCGGAGACCGGCCCTGA
- the Mfsd12 gene encoding major facilitator superfamily domain-containing protein 12 isoform X1 encodes MSPPPGDAGPGPPRTLSPAARLSFAVGHFLNDLCAGMWFTYLLLFLHSVRGYSSRGAGLLLLLGQAADGLCTPLVGYEADRAACARYGPRKAWHLAGTVCVLLSFPFIFSPCLGCGEATPEWAALLYYGPFIVIFQFGWAATQIAHLSLIPELVTSDHEKVELTALRYAFTVVANITVYGAAWLLLHLQGSSHAGQDDSVGDQLGVQDVPVFRNLALLVVGVGAVFSLLFHLGTKEGRRRPPGTEPDEHSPLVAPPARPHLLWKHWLREPAFYQVGMLYMTTRLIVNLSQTYIAMYLSYSLSLPKKFIATIPLVMYLSGFISSFLMKPINRRIGRNMTYFTGLLVILAFAAWVALADKLGVAVYGAAVLLGAGCATILVTSLAMTADLIGPHTRSGAFVYGAMSFSDKVANGLAVMVAQSLHPCPSELCCRACVGFYHWVMVIVTGGVGVAAALALCSLLIWPIRIRARDLGDRP; translated from the exons ATGTCGCCTCCGCCGGGCGACGCGGGCCCGGGGCCGCCGCGGACGCTGTCCCCCGCCGCGCGGCTGAGCTTCGCGGTCGGTCACTTCCTCAACGACCTGTGCGCGGGCATGTGGTTCACCTACCTGCTGCTGTTCCTGCACTCGGTGCGCGGCTACAGCTCGCGCGGCGccgggctgctgctgctgctcggCCAGGCGGCCGACGGGCTCTGCACGCCGCTCGTGGGCTACGAGGCCGACCGCGCCGCCTGCGCGCGCTACGGGCCCCGCAAGGCCTGGCACCTGGCGG GCACCGTCTGTGTCCTGCTGTCTTTCCCGTTCATCTTCAGCCCGTGCCTGGGCTGCGGGGAGGCCACCCCTGAGTGGGCCGCCCTGCTCTATTATGGACCCTTCATCGTCATCTTCCAGTTTGGCTGGGCGGCCACGCAGATTGCCCACCTGAGTCTCATCCCAGAGCTGGTGACCAGCGACCACGAGAAGGTGGAGCTCACAGCCCTCAG GTACGCATTCACCGTGGTGGCCAACATCACGGTCTATGGTGCCGCCTGGCTGCTGCTCCATCTGCAGGGCTCCTCACATGCGGGGCAGGACGACAGTGTGGGTGACCAGCTGGGCGTCCAGGATGTGCCGGTGTTTCGG AACCTGGCCCTGCTGGTGGTGGGCGTGGGAGCCGTCTTCTCCCTGCTCTTCCATCTGGGTACCAAGGAGGGGCGGCGCCGGCCCCCGGGCACGGAACCTGATGAGCACAGCCCCTTGGTGGCCCCTCCGGCCCGGCCACATCTGCTCTGGAAGCACTGGCTTCGGGAGCCAGCTTTCTATCAG GTGGGCATGCTGTACATGACCACAAGGCTGATTGTGAACCTGTCTCAGACCTACATTGCCATGTACCTGAGTTACTCTCTCAGCCTGCCCAAG AAGTTCATCGCCACCATCCCTCTGGTGATGTACTTGAGCGGTttcatctcctccttcctcatgAAGCCCATCAACAGGCGAATAGGGAGGAAT ATGACCTACTTCACCGGGCTGCTGGTGATCCTGGCCTTCGCCGCATGGGTGGCCCTGGCCGATAAGCTGGGCGTGGCCGTGTACGGGGCCGCGGTGCTGCTGGGTGCCGGCTGCGCCACCATCCTCGTCACCTCGCTGGCCATGACCGCCGACCTCATCGGCCCCCACACG CGCAGCGGAGCCTTCGTGTACGGCGCTATGAGCTTCTCGGACAAGGTGGCCAACGGGCTGGCCGTGATGGTGGCGCAGAGCCTGCACCCCTGCCC TTCCGAGCTGTGCTGCAGGGCCTGCGTTGGCTTCTACCACTGGGTGATGGTGATCGTCACGGGCGGCGTGGGGGTGGCCGCCGCCCTGGCTCTCTGCAGCCTCCTCATCTGGCCCATCCGCATCCGCGCCC GGGACCTCGGAGACCGGCCCTGA
- the Hmg20b gene encoding SWI/SNF-related matrix-associated actin-dependent regulator of chromatin subfamily E member 1-related, whose protein sequence is MGGAAAGAWLERRRIPGPGKVFSEVPPREAMSHGPRQPGGATAPAGSKTPGQHGAFVVAVKQERGEGARAGDKGSQEEEPVKKRGWPKGKKRKKVLPNGPKAPVTGYVRFLNERREQIRTRHPDLPFPEITKMLGAEWSKLQPAEKQRYLDEAEKEKQQYLKELWAYQQSEAYKVCTEKIQENKIKKEDSGSGLMNTLLNGHKGVDCDGFSTFDVPIFTEEFLDQNKAREAELRRLRKMNVAFEEQNAVLQRHTQSMSSARERLEQELALEERRTLALQQQLQAVRQALTASFASLPVPGTGETPTLGTLDFYMARLHGAIERDPAQHERLIARVKEILARVASEHL, encoded by the exons ATGGGCGGGGCCGCCGCGGGCGCTTGGTTGGAGCGTCGCCGCATCCCAGGTCCCGGGAAAGTTTTTTCGGAG GTCCCGCCCAGAGAGGCCATGTCCCACGGCCCCCGGCAGCCAGGCGGGGCCACCGC GCCTGCGGGAAGCAAGACTCCGGGCCAGCACGGGGCCTTCGTAGTGGCCGTCAAACAGGAGCGCGGCGAGGGCGCCCGCGCCGGAGACAAGGGGtcccaggaggaggag CCCGTGAAGAAGAGAGGCTGGCCGAAaggcaagaagagaaagaaggttcTCCCCAATGGGCCCAAGGCCCCCGTCACCGGCTACGTCCGCTTCCTCAACGAGCGTCGGGAGCAGATTCGCACCCGCCACCCGGACCTGCCTTTTCCGGAGATCACCAAGATGCTGGGCGCCGAGTGGAGCAAGCTGCAGCCGGCAGAGAAGCAG cgGTACCTGGACGAGGCGGAAAAGGAGAAGCAGCAATACTTGAAGGAGCTGTGGGCGTACCAGCAGTCGGAGGCCTACAAGGTCTGCACAGAGAagatccaagaaaacaaaattaaaaaag AGGACTCCGGCTCTGGGCTCATGAACACGCTCCTGAATGGGCACAAG GGTGTGGACTGTGATGGCTTTTCCACATTCGATGTTCCCATCTTCACTGAAGAGTTTTTGGACCAAAACAAAG CCCGCGAGGCGGAGTTGCGGCGCCTGCGGAAGATGAACGTGGCCTTCGAGGAGCAGAACGCGGTGCTGCAGCGCCACACGCAGAGCATGAGCAGCGCACGCGAGCGTCTGGAGCAGGAGCTGGCGTTGGAGGAGCGGCGCACGCTGGCGCTGCAGCAGCAACTGCAGGCCGTGAGGCAGGCGCTCACCGCCAGCTTCGCCTCCCTGCCGGTGCCCG GCACCGGGGAGACGCCGACGCTCGGGACTCTGGACTTCTACATGGCGCGGCTGCACGGAGCCATCGAGCGTGACCCCGCGCAGCACGAGAGACTGATCGCGCGCGTCAAGGAGATCCTGGCGCGGGTGGCCAG CGAGCACCTGTGA